In one Vicugna pacos chromosome 22, VicPac4, whole genome shotgun sequence genomic region, the following are encoded:
- the PGPEP1 gene encoding pyroglutamyl-peptidase 1 isoform X4, translating to MATAVTLEKCGHNKGYKGLDNCRFCPGSQCCVEDGPESIDSIIDMDAVCKRVTTLGLDVSVTISQDAGRYLCDFTYYTSLYQSHGRSAFVHVPPLGKPYNADQLGRALQAIIEEMLDVLEQSEDKINCCHKH from the exons ATGGCGACCGCAGTCACACTGGAGAAATGCGGGCACAACAAAGGTTACAAGGGGCTGGACAACTGCCGATTCTGCCCTGGCTCCCAATGCTGTGTGGAGGATGGGCCTGAAAGCATTGACTCTATCATCGACATGGACGCTGTATGTAAGAGGGTTACTACACTGGGCCTGGATGTGTCAGTGACCATCTCACAAGATGCCGGCAG GTACCTCTGTGACTTCACCTACTATACCTCTCTGTACCAGAGTCACGGCCGCTCAGCCTTTGTTCACGTGCCCCCTCTGGGCAAGCCATACAACGCGGACCAGCTGGGTAGGGCGCTTCAGGCCATCATCGAGGAGATGCTGGACGTCCTGGAGCAATCAGAAGACAAAATCAACTGTTGCCACAAACACTGA